A region from the Takifugu rubripes chromosome 22, fTakRub1.2, whole genome shotgun sequence genome encodes:
- the LOC101066836 gene encoding pyroglutamyl-peptidase 1-like, translating into MANKKKVVVTGFEPFGEHDVNASWVAVQELEKLGLDETTDLYVREIPVEYQAVQGLLPALWKEHNPQLVVHVGVSGIATAVTLEQCGHNKGYTRLDNCSFCPASQCCMENGPDCIKSVLDMQTICKTLNESNLGVTLSVSKDAGRYLCDYTYYTSLHLGRGCCAFIHVPPLDKPYSSRDLGRALQATILEMLQLLEMDHSLDQHCNNRHEH; encoded by the exons ATGGCCAATAAGAAGAAGGTTGTAGTAACAG GTTTTGAGCCTTTTGGAGAGCATGATGTAAATGCCAGCTGGGTCGCAGTTCAA GAGCTGGAGAAATTAGGGTTGGATGAAACAACTGACCTTTACGTGCGTGAGATTCCTGTAGAATACCAGGCTGTTCAAGGCCTACTGCCAGCTTTGTGGAAAGAACACAACCCACAG CTGGTGGTCCATGTTGGTGTTTCGGGGATAGCCACAGCCGTCACTCTGGAGCAGTGTGGCCACAACAAGGGTTACACCCGCCTGGACAACTGCAGCTTCTGTCCTGCTTCACAGTGTTGCATGGAGAATGGCCCAGATTGTATAAAATCAGTCCTGGACATGCAAACAATCTGCAAAACGTTGAACGAGTCAAACCTTGGGGTCACTCTCTCTGTGTCTAAAGATGCTGGAAG GTATCTGTGTGATTACACCTACTACACCTCTCTGCACCTCGGGCGCGGATGCTGCGCTTTTATCCACGTGCCTCCACTGGATAAACCCTACAGCAGCCGTGACCTTGGCAGAGCTCTTCAAGCCACCATACTGGAGATGCTCCAACTACTGGAAATGGACCACAGTTTGGaccaacactgcaataacaggCATGAGCACTAA
- the LOC101076843 gene encoding transcription factor jun-D yields the protein METTLYPGTANTQKGSRIYSQDTMMKKEISLNLDDQSSELKSNPLRDTDGLLNSPDLGLAKLTSPDLERLIIQSNGLVAGSTNPTSQFLYPKSASDEHEFAEGFVKALEDLHKQNQLSDAGCVSVDRLELLGASNAVGTAGLQGSELPVYTTLNGYANSPLGAATINYSTDTIPFPPPPAHLAQQQAAAAAAAAAALSRLQSAGLVKDEPQTVPDMQSFGDSPPLSPIDMDNQERIKAERKRLRNRIAASKCRKRKLERISRLEDKVKSLKTQNTELASTASVLREQVAQLKQKVMNHVSSGCQLLPNQVQAY from the coding sequence ATGGAAACAACCCTCTACCCAGGCACCGCGAATACCCAGAAAGGCTCCAGAATCTATAGCCAGGACACCATGATGAAGAAAGAGATTAGTCTGAACCTAGACGACCAGAGTTCCGAGTTGAAATCCAACCCGCTGAGAGACACGGACGGACTCCTAAACTCGCCCGACTTGGGACTTGCCAAACTCACCTCTCCGGACTTGGAGCGGCTCATCATCCAGTCAAACGGTCTGGTCGCCGGCAGCACCAACCCGACCTCCCAGTTCCTCTACCCGAAGTCAGCCAGCGACGAGCATGAGTTCGCGGAAGGTTTCGTCAAAGCGCTGGAGGATCTCCACAAACAGAATCAGCTGAGCGACGCGGGCTGCGTCTCCGTGGACAGACTGGAGCTCCTCGGCGCGTCCAACGCGGTCGGCACCGCCGGACTTCAGGGGTCTGAGCTCCCTGTGTACACTACTCTGAACGGTTACGCGAACAGTCCTCTCGGAGCCGCCACCATCAACTACTCCACGGACACCATCCCGTTCCCGCCGCCCCCAGCGCATCTGGCGCAGcaacaggcggcggcggcggcagcggcggcggcggctctgtCACGACTGCAGTCCGCGGGTCTGGTGAAGGACGAGCCCCAGACGGTACCAGACATGCAGAGCTTCGGGGACAGCCCTCCCCTGTCTCCGATCGACATGGACAACCAGGAGCGCATCAAGGCGGAGAGGAAAAGGCTGCGGAACCGGATAGCAGCCTCCAAGTGCCGCAAAAGGAAGCTGGAGAGGATATCTCGACTGGAGGACAAGGTCAAGAGCCTGAAAACGCAGAACACGGAGCTGGCATCGACGGCCAGCGTCCTCAGGGAGCAAGTGGCCCAGCTGAAGCAGAAGGTGATGAACCACGTCAGCAGCGGGTGCCAGCTCCTGCCAAACCAGGTCCAAGCTTATTAA
- the rab3aa gene encoding RAB3A, member RAS oncogene family, a, whose amino-acid sequence MASANSTYGQKETSDQNFDYMFKILIIGNSSVGKTSFLFRYADDSFTPTFVSTVGIDFKVKTIYRSDKRIKLQIWDTAGQERYRTITTAYYRGAMGFILMYDITNEDSFNAVQDWSTQIKTYSWDNAQVLLVGNKCDMEDERVVASQRGQQLSDQLGFEFFETSAKDNINVKQTFERLVDIICERMSESLDNNDPTITGAKQGPQLNEQPQRSHQDCAC is encoded by the exons ATGGCGTCTGCAAATTCCACATATGGACAGAAGGAGACCTCAGACCAGAACTTTGACTACATGTTTAAAATCCTCATCATCGGGAACAGCAGCGTGGGGAAGACCTCCTTCCTCTTCCGTTATGCGGACGACTCCTTCACACCAACGTTTGTCAGCACGGTGGGCATCGACTTCAAGGTCAAGACCATCTACAGAAGCGACAAGCGGATAAAGCTGCAGATCTGG GATACCGCTGGTCAGGAGCGCTACAGGACAATCACCACAGCGTATTACAGGGGGGCCATGGGCTTCATCCTCATGTACGACATCACCAACGAGGACTCCTTCAACGCTGTTCAAGACTG GTCCACTCAGATAAAGACGTACTCGTGGGACAATGCGCAGGTCCTCTTGGTGGGGAATAAGTGTGATATGGAGGATGAGCGGGTGGTGGCTTCCCAGAGGGGCCAACAGCTGTCAGATCAGCTGG GTTTCGAGTTCTTTGAAACGAGCGCTAAAGACAACATTAACGTGAAGCAGACCTTCGAGAGGCTGGTGGACATCATCTGCGAGAGGATGTCAGAGAGTCTGGACAACAACGACCCCACCATCACCGGCGCCAAACAGGGGCCGCAGCTCAACGAGCAGCCTCAGAGGTCCCATCAGGATTGTGCTTGTTAA